The sequence ACAGGAATGGAAAAGTAATTTTAAACTAAAAAAAGACCCTAGAATTACTACGATCGGTAAGTTTTTGCGAATTACTAGTTTGGATGAATTTCCTCAATTCTGGAATGTTCTTAAAGGGGATATGAGTGTTGTTGGACCTCGTCCTTTGGTAGCAGAAGAATTACCAAAATATGGATGTCATATTAATCAGATTTTAACTATCAAGCCAGGAATCACTGGGTTATGGCAAGTTTCTGGACGCAATGACATACCCTATCCTAGAAGAGTGCAAATAGATTTGTACTATGTAAAATTTAGAACTTTTTGGTTAGATTTATGGATTGTTTTAAAAACAATTGCTGTTGTTGTGATACCGACAGATAACGGAGCTTATTAAAAATAAGGTTCGATTTTATTATGGGGCAGCTTGCTTGCCCCTATATAATTATGAGTATTATTATTTATAAATTAAGAAGTCTACTTGATGTCTATTAATATTTATTTGGATTTACTCGCTGCTACATTAAACCCAATAAATTCAATTAGTCTGCTGCAAATAAAACTTTTGAATCAAGAAATAATCTGTGTTCTGTTAGCTAATATCGGATAGTGTTCTTAGTATTGCAAAGTCTGTATCAATATTAACTGAAAGCTAGAAATTAAAGATTATCCTTGATTCAATTGTATTTTAAGCAACAAATATTTTTTATTTGTTATTCGTTTTAATCTCGAATAAATTAGTTTTTGATTCGAGCTTTTTGATTAAAATAGAATCGCTGAATACAATTATTTTTTTTAATTAGCATTATCAATATAGAATTATTTATTAAAAATTAATTTAATCTTTAAAATTGGTTATAAATATAAAGTATCTGTAAAGATTAAATGAATATACTGGATACATAATAAATCCCTCGTTACCGTTTAAAAGGTTTATCTTTAAAAAGACTTAGTCAGCATATTTACCTAAATGCGCGAGATATTACTTAAATAAAACTCGTAGGTTTCCCATTGGGCAAGTAAGTGTATTCCTGTTAGCTTATATCAGGCTACATGTATAAAATTCATTAAAAGTATAAGGAATAAAGGAGAATGACCCAGCAAAAGCGAGCGTTGATTACTGGTATTACCGGACAAGATGGTTCTTATCTAAGTGAATTTTTATTAGAGCAAGGTTACGAAGTTCACGGTATAATTCGTCGTACTTCTACCTTCAATACAGACCGTATCGATCACATTTATGAAGATCCTCATAGAGAAGGAGTAAAGCTATTTCTTCATTATGGTGACTTGACCGATGGTACGACGCTACGCCGCATTCTCGAAGAAGTTCAGCCTGTAGAAATCTATAATTTGGGCGCTCAATCCCACGTAAGAGTAAGTTTTGATTCTCCCGAATACACTGTAGATGCTGTAGGAATGGGAACCCTACGCTTATTAGAAGCAATTCGCGACTATCAACAACGTACTGGTATTGAAGTACGCTTCTATCAAGCTGGTTCTTCGGAAATGTTTGGTTTGGTACAAGCAGTACCGCAAAAGGAAACAACTCCTTTCTACCCCCGGAGTCCTTATGCCTGTGCTAAAGTTTACAGCCATTGGCAAACCGTAAATTACCGCGAATCTTACAATATGTTCGCTTGTAATGGTATTTTGTTTAACCACGAATCACCCCGTCGCGGTGAGACCTTCGTAACTCGTAAAATTACTAGAGCGGTTGCTCGTATTGTTGCCGGTAAGCAGAAGAAAATCTATATGGGTAATCTCGACTCTAAGAGAGACTGGGGTTATGCAAAAGATTATGTACGGGCAATGTGGATGATGTTGCAGCAAGATAAGGCAGATGATTATGTAATTGCAACAAATGAGACTCATTCTGTACGCGAGTTTCTAGAGTTAGCATTTAGCTACGTAAATCTTGATTGGCAGGAGTATGTAGAATTTGACCAGCGTTACTTACGTCCTGCGGAAGTAGATTTGT comes from Rivularia sp. PCC 7116 and encodes:
- a CDS encoding sugar transferase; translation: MTAQTSLLSGKITRTFFKRGYQKKKSKFKPLGFSFEALNGEKAKRLFDIIFSLLVLILFSPVYLILALLIAISSHGPIFYIQERVGKNYKRFNCIKFRTMVSNADEVLIQMMETSPQFKQEWKSNFKLKKDPRITTIGKFLRITSLDEFPQFWNVLKGDMSVVGPRPLVAEELPKYGCHINQILTIKPGITGLWQVSGRNDIPYPRRVQIDLYYVKFRTFWLDLWIVLKTIAVVVIPTDNGAY
- the gmd gene encoding GDP-mannose 4,6-dehydratase, whose product is MTQQKRALITGITGQDGSYLSEFLLEQGYEVHGIIRRTSTFNTDRIDHIYEDPHREGVKLFLHYGDLTDGTTLRRILEEVQPVEIYNLGAQSHVRVSFDSPEYTVDAVGMGTLRLLEAIRDYQQRTGIEVRFYQAGSSEMFGLVQAVPQKETTPFYPRSPYACAKVYSHWQTVNYRESYNMFACNGILFNHESPRRGETFVTRKITRAVARIVAGKQKKIYMGNLDSKRDWGYAKDYVRAMWMMLQQDKADDYVIATNETHSVREFLELAFSYVNLDWQEYVEFDQRYLRPAEVDLLIGDSTKARTQLGWTPSVTFEQLVALMVEADLQALGLTSPGDKVASAIKDNAMIRQELGALHM